A single window of Lacerta agilis isolate rLacAgi1 chromosome 12, rLacAgi1.pri, whole genome shotgun sequence DNA harbors:
- the LOC117056114 gene encoding 5-beta-cholestane-3-alpha,7-alpha-diol 12-alpha-hydroxylase-like, producing MAFWVMVLCAILACILGGLYLVGAFRQRRAKEPPLDKGLIPWLGHGLHFQKDGIDFLQRMQKKHGDIFTVLLGGYYFTFVMDPLSFGAIVNEARTRLDFTLYVSQIVDQVFGFQHSEMTHKILETANTKHLRGNGLMVMTQTMMDSLHRVMWHSLSSAGGQKSWKQGGLFHFSYNMVFKAGYLAVFGNAQSKGEKDKEDAERSDLADSEDVFVEFCKFDNLFPGLASSTLSPRDKKEAESLKRHFWNILSVKEVYKKENISGWVTDLQEQLDEAGIPEYMQGRLFFTLLWALQANSGPAAFWLLAYLMKNPKAMDEVRKEVDRVVGESGQEVRAGGPVLNVTKEMLDKTPILDSAVQETLRLATTPLLIRAVMVDLEIQMNDGRKYLLRKGDRVALFPFVAAHMDPEIHPDPHVFKYDRFLSLDGTKKKFYKNGGKVKYFSMPWGAGSMCPGRFFATNELKLFAFLMLTYFDMQLVNMEEEIPPVTKSRCGFGVMQPTHDVQFRYRLRH from the coding sequence ATGGCTTTCTGGGTGATGGTCCTATGTGCCATCCTGGCATGCATATTGGGGGGGCTCTACCTGGTGGGGGCATTCCGCCAGAGGAGAGCCAAAGAACCCCCTTTAGATAAAGGCCTCATTCCGTGGCTTGGACATGGATTGCACTTCCAAAAGGACGGCATTGACTTCTTACAAAGGATGCAGAAGAAGCATGGGGATATCTTCACGGTATTGCTTGGAGGATACTATTTCACTTTTGTGATGGACCCACTCTCCTTTGGAGCTATTGTGAATGAAGCAAGAACCAGGCTGGATTTCACTTTATATGTATCACAAATTGTGGACCAAGTGTTTGGGTTTCAGCATTCAGAAATGACTCATAAGATACTAGAGACAGCCAACACAAAGCACCTCAGGGGCAATGGACTCATGGTGATGACCCAGACCATGATGGACAGCTTGCATAGAGTGATGTGGCATAGCCTGAGTTCAGCAGGAGGGCAGAAATCCTGGAAACAGGGTGGATTGTTCCACTTCAGCTACAACATGGTCTTCAAGGCTGGATATCTTGCTGTGTTTGGAAATGCACAAAGTAAAGGTGAAAAGGACAAAGAAGATGCTGAGAGGAGTGACCTAGCTGACTCTGAAGATGTATTTGTAGAGTTTTGCAAATTTGATAATCTTTTCCCGGGACTAGCTTCTTCCACGCTGTCTCCCAGAGATAAAAAAGAAGCTGAGTCTCTGAAGAGACACTTCTGGAACATCTTGTCTGTAAAGGAAgtatataaaaaggaaaatatCAGTGGCTGGGTAACTGACCTGCAAGAGCAGCTGGATGAGGCTGGGATTCCTGAATACATGCAGGGGCGACTTTTTTTTACGTTGCTCTGGGCACTTCAAGCTAATTCTGGCCCAGCTGCCTTCTGGCTTCTTGCCTACCTGATGAAAAATCCCAAGGCAATGGATGAGGTGAGGAAAGAAGTGGACAGAGTGGTGGGAGAATCTGGCCAGGAAGTGAGGGCAGGGGGTCCAGTGCTTAATGTCACCAAGGAGATGTTAGACAAGACCCCCATCTTGGACAGTGCTGTGCAAGAGACTTTGAGACTGGCAACAACACCACTGTTGATCAGGGCTGTGATGGTGGATCTAGAAATCCAGATGAATGATGGAAGAAAATACCTTCTGCGCAAAGGAGACAGAGTTGCACTTTTCCCCTTTGTGGCAGCACATATGGATCCCGAAATCCACCCAGATCCCCATGTTTTCAAATATGACAGGTTCCTCAGCCTAGATGGCACAAAAAAGAAATTCTATAAGAATGGGGGAAAGGTGAAATATTTCTCCATGCCTTGGGGTGCAGGGTCCATGTGCCCTGGGCGATTCTTTGCTACCAATGAGCTAAAACTCTTTGCCTTCCTGATGCTGACATACTTCGATATGCAGCTGGTTAACATGGAGGAGGAAATCCCTCCCGTAACCAAGAGCCGCTGTGGGTTTGGTGTAATGCAGCCCACACACGATGTTCAGTTCAGGTATCGACTTCGCCACTGA